In Actinoplanes sp. NBC_00393, a single genomic region encodes these proteins:
- the fmt gene encoding methionyl-tRNA formyltransferase, whose protein sequence is MRLIFAGTPEVAVPSLDAIAASGHELIAVLTRPDAPAGRGRRLVRSPAGAWADERGIEVLTPEKPRDPEFQERLRELAPDCVPVVAYGALVPPSALEIPKHGWVNLHFSLLPAWRGAAPVQHAVLHGDEVTGASVFELEAGLDTGPVYGTLTDQIRFNDTSGMLLERLAVEGAGLLVAVLDAIEAGTARAHPQPADGVSFAPKLTAEDARVRWDDPAFAVDRRIRACTPAPGAWTTLRDERLKLGPVRPVANAPHLQPGELLVERKQVLAGTATTPVILGEVRAAGKKPMSATDWARGMRIEAGEKLS, encoded by the coding sequence ATGCGCCTGATCTTCGCCGGCACCCCCGAGGTGGCCGTGCCGAGTCTGGACGCGATCGCCGCTTCCGGGCACGAGCTGATCGCCGTGCTCACCCGCCCCGACGCGCCGGCCGGTCGGGGCCGCCGCCTGGTCCGCTCGCCCGCCGGGGCCTGGGCCGACGAGCGGGGCATCGAGGTGCTCACCCCGGAGAAGCCGCGCGACCCCGAGTTCCAGGAGCGGCTCCGCGAGCTGGCGCCCGACTGTGTGCCCGTGGTGGCGTACGGCGCGCTCGTCCCACCGAGCGCCCTGGAGATCCCGAAACACGGCTGGGTGAATCTGCACTTCTCGCTGCTGCCTGCCTGGCGCGGCGCGGCCCCGGTGCAGCACGCCGTCCTGCACGGCGACGAGGTGACCGGCGCGAGCGTCTTCGAGCTGGAGGCGGGGCTGGACACCGGCCCGGTCTACGGCACCCTGACCGACCAGATCCGGTTCAACGACACCTCCGGCATGCTGTTGGAGCGGCTCGCCGTCGAGGGCGCCGGTCTGCTGGTCGCGGTGCTCGACGCGATCGAGGCGGGCACCGCCCGGGCGCATCCGCAGCCTGCCGACGGGGTCAGCTTCGCGCCGAAACTCACCGCCGAGGACGCTCGGGTCCGCTGGGACGATCCGGCGTTCGCGGTGGACCGGCGGATCCGGGCGTGCACCCCGGCGCCGGGCGCGTGGACCACGTTGCGTGACGAGCGGTTGAAGCTGGGCCCGGTCCGGCCGGTCGCGAACGCGCCGCATCTGCAGCCGGGTGAGCTGCTCGTGGAACGCAAGCAGGTGCTGGCCGGCACCGCGACCACCCCGGTGATCCTGGGCGAGGTCCGGGCCGCCGGGAAGAAACCGATGTCCGCCACCGACTGGGCGCGCGGAATGCGGATCGAAGCTGGGGAGAAGCTTTCTTGA
- a CDS encoding RsmB/NOP family class I SAM-dependent RNA methyltransferase, with protein MTEHRASRPHGGRPSRPSGPGHPRDGRSGRAPRAGRPPSDPARQAAYEAIAAVHRDDAYANLVLAEILGGMGLTGRDAAFATELTYGTLRALGTLDLIIAEAAGRDVARIDPPARDALRLGAYQLLYTRVPSHAAVNQTVDLVRSVAPGAAGFANAVMRTISETTLDAWLERVAPDYESDPIANLSVMHHHPQWIIRAFAEALGGDLEDTARLLIEDNQPPAVHLCARPGRADAIELADEVDGVPGAFSPYAVYLNGGAPRDLAAIRQGRAHVQDEGSQLVAAALLAAPIEGQDTRWLDLCAGPGGKTGLIGAIAAGRGAEVTAVEVAEHRARLVDQATEGMPVTVLPMDGRSVGRDPDLGEESFDRVLVDAPCTGLGSLRRRPESRWRRQPADLPPLTRLQRELLVAALRAVRPGGVVAYVTCSPHMVETQVTVSEGARRSGVEVDFVDARPLLPPGMPGLGPGPTVQLWPHKHGTDAMFLAVLRRTS; from the coding sequence TTGACTGAGCACAGGGCTTCACGGCCGCATGGTGGACGGCCGAGCCGGCCGTCCGGGCCGGGTCACCCCCGGGACGGGCGCAGTGGGCGGGCTCCGCGGGCCGGTCGCCCGCCGTCCGATCCGGCACGACAGGCGGCGTACGAGGCGATTGCGGCCGTTCATCGCGATGACGCGTACGCGAACCTGGTGCTCGCCGAGATCCTCGGCGGGATGGGCCTGACCGGCCGGGACGCGGCGTTCGCGACCGAGCTGACGTACGGGACGCTGCGCGCTCTCGGCACCCTCGACCTGATCATCGCGGAGGCGGCCGGCCGGGATGTCGCCCGAATCGACCCGCCGGCCCGCGACGCGCTGCGGCTCGGCGCCTATCAGCTGCTCTACACCCGGGTGCCGTCGCACGCCGCCGTGAACCAGACCGTCGACCTGGTCCGCTCGGTGGCGCCCGGGGCGGCCGGGTTCGCCAACGCGGTGATGCGCACGATCTCCGAGACGACGCTGGACGCGTGGCTGGAGCGGGTCGCGCCGGATTACGAGAGCGACCCGATCGCGAATCTCTCGGTGATGCACCACCACCCGCAGTGGATCATCCGGGCGTTCGCCGAGGCGCTCGGCGGTGACCTGGAGGACACCGCCCGGCTGCTGATCGAGGACAACCAGCCGCCGGCCGTGCACCTCTGCGCGCGGCCCGGCCGGGCGGATGCGATCGAGCTCGCCGACGAGGTGGACGGTGTGCCGGGGGCCTTCTCGCCGTACGCGGTGTATCTGAACGGCGGCGCGCCGCGCGACCTGGCCGCGATCCGCCAGGGCCGCGCCCACGTGCAGGACGAGGGCTCCCAGCTGGTGGCCGCGGCGCTGCTGGCCGCCCCGATCGAGGGACAGGACACCCGCTGGCTGGACCTGTGCGCCGGGCCGGGTGGCAAGACCGGCCTGATCGGGGCGATCGCGGCCGGCCGGGGCGCCGAGGTGACCGCGGTCGAGGTGGCCGAGCACCGGGCCCGGCTGGTGGATCAGGCCACCGAGGGCATGCCGGTGACCGTGCTGCCGATGGACGGCCGTTCGGTGGGCCGTGACCCGGACCTGGGCGAGGAGTCGTTCGACCGGGTGCTGGTGGATGCGCCGTGCACCGGCCTCGGCTCGTTGCGCCGGCGGCCCGAGTCGCGGTGGCGCCGGCAGCCGGCCGACCTGCCGCCGCTGACCCGGCTGCAGCGGGAGTTGCTGGTGGCGGCGTTGCGGGCGGTTCGTCCGGGCGGTGTGGTGGCCTATGTGACGTGCTCGCCGCACATGGTGGAAACGCAGGTCACGGTCAGCGAGGGGGCTCGGCGCAGCGGCGTCGAGGTCGACTTCGTGGACGCGCGGCCGCTGCTGCCGCCGGGCATGCCGGGGCTGGGCCCGGGGCCGACGGTCCAGCTGTGGCCGCACAAGCACGGCACCGACGCGATGTTCCTGGCCGTCCTGCGCCGCACCAGCTGA
- the def gene encoding peptide deformylase, with the protein MTVQPIRLFGDPVLRTPADPVVDFDKELRNLVKDLIETMQDEGGAGLAAPQLGVGLRVFTFDVDDVVGHIVNPVLSFPDEEEQDGPEGCLSIPGIYIDTKRRQNVIAAGFNEHGDPIQLVGTGLMARCVQHETDHLDGVLFLDRLDAASRKDAMKQIRSAEWYDAAKPPTVKESPHGRGIFGLGR; encoded by the coding sequence GTGACCGTCCAGCCCATCCGTCTCTTCGGCGATCCGGTGCTGCGTACGCCGGCCGATCCCGTCGTCGACTTCGACAAGGAACTGCGCAATCTGGTCAAGGACCTGATCGAGACCATGCAGGACGAGGGCGGCGCCGGACTGGCCGCGCCGCAGCTCGGTGTCGGTCTGCGGGTGTTCACGTTCGACGTGGATGACGTGGTCGGGCACATCGTCAACCCGGTGCTCTCCTTCCCGGACGAGGAGGAGCAGGACGGTCCGGAGGGCTGCCTGTCCATCCCGGGGATCTACATCGACACCAAGCGCCGGCAGAACGTCATCGCCGCGGGCTTCAACGAGCACGGTGACCCGATCCAGCTGGTCGGCACCGGCCTGATGGCCCGCTGCGTGCAGCACGAGACCGACCACCTGGACGGGGTGCTGTTCCTGGACCGGCTGGACGCCGCCTCCCGCAAGGACGCGATGAAGCAGATCCGCTCCGCGGAGTGGTACGACGCGGCGAAGCCCCCCACCGTCAAGGAGAGCCCGCACGGCCGGGGCATCTTCGGGCTGGGACGGTGA